Proteins from one Corynebacterium epidermidicanis genomic window:
- the kdpF gene encoding K(+)-transporting ATPase subunit F, producing MNIALLLIVLGLLGYLVVSLIDPERFA from the coding sequence ATGAATATTGCATTGCTGTTGATTGTGTTGGGATTGCTGGGCTATCTGGTGGTCTCCCTGATTGATCCGGAGCGATTCGCATGA